ACAAAGGCAGTTATCCCTGAAATAATCGCAATCTTCCTTTTTTTATTCATCTCCTGCCATCTCATTATTCCTCCTCTACCTCTGCTATTGGTTCATGGGTTGCATGCCCATCAAGAAAAACAAAGTTTCTTATACCTGGTCCGTGAAAGTCCTTATAATCATAAAAAACCCAGATTCTACTCGCTCCCATTCTTGCCACACGTCTTCCTCTATCCCTTTTTGTTCCACCAAGTGAGACATTATACTCATAACTTGAACCTTCCCTTTCAAAATATCCTTCTCTGTCAGAAGGACATCTGAATATATAAGGAGATTTCAGATATGGAGATAAAACATCACATATCCTCGGGTCATTATTAAGATTTAAAGAAGGGACAGAGGCAGCAATCGGATAATAATCACTGTTATCTGAAACATACATATCAAGTGCAAGAAAAAGTTGTTTCAGATTATTGAGACAGATAGTCCTTCTCCCCATTTCTCTCGTGCGTGATAAAGCAGGAAGTATAAGACCGGCAAGTATTGATATAATTGCAATTACCACAAGTAGTTCTATAAGTGTAAAACCTTTTTTTATATTTTTTTTCATTTTAAATTTAGACATATATAATTTTCAAAAGTTTAGTCCCTACTATATATGTCAGTTAAAAAGTAGCAATGACTAGCAAAGAAGTAGAAATATGTTAAAATTGGAATATGTGCAAGACAAAAAAGTTTTTTGTTATATCTCTAATTTTTTTATTTATACCTAAAATATTACTGCCTGAAGAAAAAGCGAAATCCCACCCTTTTACTGTTCTTGTTCTAAGTGGTGGTGGAGCAAGAGGTATTGCACATATAGGTGTCCTGAAAGTTATTGAACAACTACATATACCTGTGGATATGGTAGTAGGAACAAGTATGGGTGCGATTGTAGGCGGCCTTTATGCAGCAGGACTATCACCTTCCGAGATTGAAAAGAGGATGCTTGAGGTTGACTGGGACGACATTTTTTCTGATAACCCTAAACCACTCAAACAACCATATAGATTAAGAAAAGAGGCATCTAAATATATGCAGGGTGTAGAGATGGGTTTTGCAGTTGACCAGATTCAGATTCCCAAAGGTGTTATAGCAGGACAGAAACTTATTATAGCACTCAATAATATACTTCTTCCTGTACTGCCTGTGAATAATTTTGACCATCTTCCTATACCTTTCCGTGCAGTTGCAACAGACCTCGTCACAGGAGAAAGGGTTGATCTTTCTTCAGGCAGTTTAACAAAAGCCATTATGGCAAGTATGGCAATACCGGGTATATTTGCTCCTGTTGAGATAGACAAAAGAATCCTTGTAGATGGAGGGGTTGTAGCAAATCTATCAATAGAAACAGCGAGGGAACTTGGCGCTGAACGGATTATAGCAGTTGATGTTAGTTCTCCTCTCGCAACGAAAGAAGAGTTAAAAAACCTTGTAGATATAACAAAACAGGTACTTGCTATATATGGAAGGAGAAACCACCTCTATCAACTTTCACTTTTAAAAGAAAACGATGTCCTTTTAACACTCAAACTGGAAGGTTTTTCCAATATGCAATTCAAAAAAGCGAAAGAAATTATAAAAGAAGGTGAGGCATTTGCACTTAAGGAGAAAGAAAGATTGCTCACAATGGCGGTTTCCGAAGAAGAATACAGTAAGGTAAAAAGTTATGTTATTGAAAAAGAGCCCAGAAGAAGAAATATAGTCGTGGACTATGTGGAAATCATACCCCCTAAAAAGATACCATCCCAAATCATAGAAAACAGAATAAAAATAAAACCCGGCGATATACTGGATGTTGAAAAATTAGAAGATAATATTACAGACGTATATTCAACAGGACTCTTTGAACGGATTGATTATCAGATCTTAAAGATGGATGAAAACTATGGGTTGACTATTGAGCCAGTAAAGAAATCGTGGGGACCAAATTATCTATATTTCGGTGCACAGTTTGACAGCACGAGGGACTTCAATCCTCTTGTACGGTATCGTATGACTATGCTGAACAGACACGCAGGAGAACTCAATCTGTATCTCCGTTTAGGACTGGAGCATGAATTTGAAGCAGAATTTTATCAACCGATTGACTATACAGACCATTTCTTTATAGCACCTACATTCTCGTATCAGCAGAAAAACATAGACCTTTTCCAGGATGAACAACGTTATGCCCGTTACAGAACCCGTTTTACTTCAACAGGACTTTTCGGTGGTATAAACATAGGCAATGAAGGACAATTCCGTATAGGGATAGAAGGTGAACATACTACGAGCCAGCTTTCTACAGGAGAAATTTCACTACCTGACTATGAAGAAGATATCTTCCTTCTAAGTGGTTCATTTAACTTTGACCGCATTGATAATCTGCTATTTCCGAGAGAAGGATGGTATATAGGTATTGATTATAAAACACCTTTCCCTTATCTTGAAGAAGAAGAGTTCCAACAATTATCATTCAAAGGACTTACGGTATGGAGTAATCTGCACAATACTTTCTCTGGTTATATTGAGGCACAGACCTCCCTTGATACAGAACTACCTTTATACAGAACCTTTAACCTCGGTGGATTTCAACGTATGAGTGGATTTGACCATTATGAATTAAGCGGCAACAATACATTATTACTTCGGCTTTCATATATAAGGGATTTTGAAAAATTACTACCCTTTAATATCTCTGGTTATTTTATTGGAGCATCACTTGAAGCAGGGAATGCATGGGATGATTTAGATGATATTTCTTTAGAAAAAACCAGATTATCCGGGTCTATATTCACAGGAATAAAAACACTTTTAGGTCCTGTTTATATTGGTTATGGCATCAGATCTCTGGAAAAAGGTATCTTTTATTTCTATCTGGGACCTGTCTTTTAATAGAAGTACTTGACAGTTATCTGTCAGGATTTATAATTTTTAAGAAAAGGAGTACTGATGACAAGGAAAATCATAGTATTATTTATGGGAATACTACTTCTTGCTGGATGTAGCAAAAAGAACAAAAATATAATGATTACTCTACCTCTATCAGAGGAAGAAATGAATCAGGCGATAGAGTATGGAATAAAAAACGCAGAACTTTCAATGACAGAATTTGTTTCCGAATGGACTGTGGATCTGGGCTATGGTGAAGGCAAAGGGAAAGCAACTTTGATAACCCCTTTCTTAAAAACTGCTATTCTATCAAAACAGGCACATAATCAGGGGCAGGAGATAAAAAGAGCCCTTTTAGAAAAGGCATTAAGAGAAGATACCGACTGTCTTACATTTGAGATTACATTATTTGGTGGATATCCTGAGTTCGGAAGAACTGCTGAATTTTTGCTTAAGTGTAACAATAAAGAAATTCAACCAGTATATAAATTTACACCACCATACGCTGAAATAGGAAGGGACTATACACAGACCATTAAAGGAAAAGTAAAATTCAACAAAAAAGACATTCCGGCAGATTCAAAAATTGTACTATGGGTTCAGTATAATATGGATGAAGAGGGAAAAAATAAATATACTTGTGAATTTGAATTTGACCTGAAGAAATACAGATAATCCCCCCGCTAAAATGAGAAGAATCTATCTTGACCCTGCTGACTGTGAAAAAAAATATGATAGTATATCTATTAAAGGTAGTACATTCCACTATCTATCAAATGTGTTGAGAATGAAAGAAGGTGATATTTTTATCGGGTTTGATGGCAGTGGAATTGAATATGAAATATCCATAAAAGAAGTTGAAAATAAAAATATAAAAGGAATTATTCTGAATATTAATAAAATAAGAGATATTGAACCTGCATTTGATATATATCTTTTCCAGTGTATACCAAAAAGCAACAAGATGGATAAGATAATCTGTGAAGTATCGCAGTTAGGTGTAAAAAAGATATTTCCTGTAGTTAGTAGTCGCGTAGTGCCACAGATTACCAAAGAAAATATATTGCATAAAAAGGGACGATGGAGAAGAATTGCAGTTGACTCATCAAAGGTTGCAGGAAGAGATGTAATAATGGAGATAGAGGCACCTGTTAAGTTTGATGAAGCAATTAAACTACCTGCAGATTTAAAAATCATATTCTGGGAAAAAGCAGACATTTCTTTAAGAACTGCTATAAATAATCTCCAGAGATTGAAAGAAGGTGCATCTATAAATATATTCATTGGACCTGAAGGAGGATATACAGACGAAGAGGTATGTCTCGCAGAAGAATATAAAGCAATAAGTGTGAGTATGGGAAAAAGGATATTGCGGGTTGAAACCGCATCTGTTATAGCAGTTGCCCTCACTATATATGAGTTAGAAAATAAACTAATTCCTTAAACATACTCTTTCTATCATATAGATAGATTTTTCCCTCTACTTCTTACTTCCTATCCCCCTTTTCTATCCCTCCTAACTTAAGGAGAGATGATTAAGGGAGAGAAACCTCTGCTGTACTTTCCATTCTCCCTGTATCTTCCACTCATATGGAATGGTTCTATATTTTACCCTATTCACTCTATCTTTATCCCCTACAGATAAAATATCCCACCGCAGATTGGGGTATCTTTACCTTTTCTTAAAAGAAAGAAAATCATAACAGTATTTTGAAGAAACATTTTTTTGTGTTATTATAAAAAGTTAAGGAGTAATAATGGAGAAAGTCATTATTTTTGATACTACATTAAGAGATGGGGAACAATCACCAGGAGCAAGTTTAACAAGTGAAGAAAAAATAAAGATTGCTGAACAACTTGAACGGCTCGGTGTTGATGTTATAGAAGCGGGCTTTCCTATTGCTTCTGAAGATGATGCAAAAGCAGTTGCTCTTATTGGAGAGCGGATAAAAAATACATCTGTATGTGCACTTGCAAGATGCAAAGATGCTGATATAGAAGTTGCATTGAAATCACTTGAAAAAGCGATAAAACCACGCCTTCATATATTCCTCGCCACATCAGAGATACATAGAAAATATAAACTGCAAAAGGCAAAAGAAGAAATAATAAAAATTGCTGTTGAAAAAGCATCTTTCGCTAAAAAATATATTGATGACATTGAATTCTCTCCTGAAGATGCTACAAGGACAGAACAGGACTTCCTGCTGGAGGTATTAAAAGCAGTAATAAAAACAGGAGTAAAGACAGTAAACATACCAGATACTGTTGGATATTCAACACCTTTAGAATATGGTAATCTTATAAAATTTTTAAGAGAACATTTACCTCCTGATGTTATCATCAGTGTACATTGTCATAATGACCTTGGGCTGGCAGTTGCAAATTCACTTATGGCTGTTCTTAATGGGGCAAGACAGGTTGAGTGTACCATAAATGGGATAGGAGAAAGGGCAGGTAGTGCATCACTTGAAGAGATTGTTATGAACTTTGCTGTAAGAAAGGACTTCTACAAGATCACTACAAATATTGAAACAAAAGAACTTTACAGAACAAGCAGGATGGTCGCTACACTTACAGGTATTCCTGTTCAACCAAACAAGGCAATCGTAGGAGAAAATGCATTCAGACATGAATCAGGAATACATCAGGATGGGATTCTTAAAGAACGTTCAACATATGAGATTATGAATCCCGAAATGATAGGTATTCCAGCAAGTGAACTGGTACTGGGTAAACATTCAGGAAGGCATGCACTTAAAGTACGGTTAGAAACACTGGGTTTTCAATTAAATGAGGAACTGTTTGAAAAGATATTTGAAAAATTTAAAAAACTGGCTGATAGAAAGAAGGAAATAACAGATATAGATATAATATTTCTCGCTGAAGAAGAACAATATCAGACACATAAACCTGTCTATACACTTGAATATTTTCATATCATATCTGGCTCTTCAACAATACCAAGTGCTACAGTAAGAGTAAAAAAAGGTGAGGATATTTATGAAGATGCATCAAGAGGTGATGGACCTGTAGATGCAATATATAAAGCAATTGACCGAATAGTAGGATTTACTCCAGTACTGAAAGAATACAAAATAACAGCGGTAACAAGTGGACAGGATGCACAGGGAGAGGTTAATGTTGCTCTGGAGATAGAAGGATTGAAAATCCCTGGCAAAGGAATAAGCACAGATATTATAGAAGCAAGTGCAAAGGCATATATTGATGCTATAAACAGGTATCTTATACGAAAGGATATTGTTAAAACAAAGTATAAAGGAACATAAACACCCTCACCCTGTACCCTCTCCCCTCAAGGGAGAGGGAAACCAGTTCCTCCCCATATGAGGGGGGAGGATGAAGGTGGGGGTGGAAAGTAGAGGAGAAAGGTTCTCACCCTCACCCTGTACCCTCTCCCCTCAAGGGAGAGGGAAGAGAAGAAGGAAGAAAATATGACTATTACAGAAAAAATTATAGCAGGACATGCAGAAAAAAAATCTGTAGTACCAGGTGAATTTGTTGAGTGTAATGTTGACCTCGTTTTAGCAAATGATATTACAGGACCTCTTGCAATAAATGAATTTGAAAAAGCAGGTGCAAAGAATGTATTTAACCCTGATAAGATTGTTCTCGTTCCTGACCATTTTACACCCTGTAAAGATATACAGAGTGCAGAACTTGTAAAAAAATTGAGAGAATTTGCTAAAAGATATGGAGTAAGATTCTATGAGATAGGAAAAGTCGGTATAGAACATGCACTTTTACCAGAAGAAGGACTTACAAAACCAGGTGATTTTATTGTTGGAGCAGATAGTCACACCTGTACCTATGGAGCGGTTGGTGCATTTTCAACCGGTATGGGCAGTACAGATATTGCATCAGCGATGATAACAGGTAAGGTCTGGATAAAAGTTCCTGCATCCATAAAATTTGTTTATACCGGAAAAAGGAATAAGTATGTGGGTGGGAAAGACCTTATCCTTTATACCATAGGGAAAATTGGTGTTGATGGAGCAAACTACAAATCAATGGAATTCACAGGAGAAACAATAAGAAACCTGCCTATGGATGACAGGTTTACAATATGTAATATGGCAATAGAAGCAGGAGCAAAAAATGGAATAATAGAACCGGATGATATAACACTTATGTATCTTGAAGAGATAGGAATTAGTGGAAGTATAATCACAAGTGACAGGGATGCAATTTATGAAAACATAATAGAAATAGATGTCTCTGATATTATGCCACAGGTATCTGCTCCTCATCTTCCATCAAATTCAAAGAATGTGGATGAATATGAAGATATAAAGATAGACCAGGCAGTCATTGGCTCTTGTACCAACGGAAGAATTACTGATTTAAGAAGAGCGGCTTCCATTCTCAACGGACATACAATCCACCCTGAAATAAGATGTATCATTATACCTGCAACACAGAAGATATATCAGCAGGCGATAAAAGAAGGACTTATAGATATATTTATCACTGCTGGCTGTGTTATAAGTCCTCCAACCTGTGGACCCTGTTTAGGTGGACATATGGGGGTATTAGGTGAAGGAGAAATTTCTATTGCTACAACAAACAGAAATTTTATAGGCAGGATGGGGCATCCTAAAAGTTATGTATATCTCTCAAACCCTGAGGTAGCAGCAGCGAGTGCAATAAAAGGAAGAATTACTCATCCTGATAAGATATAGCAGATAGATTTAAAAAACTCTAAAAGGGAATAATAATGAAAGGAAAAGTATGGAAATTCGGTGATAATATAAATACCGATGATATCATTGCAGCAAGATATCTCAACACTACTGATGAAAAACAACTTGCCCAACACTGTATGGAAACAATTATGCCTGACTTTTCAAAGAAGGTACAGACCGGAGATGTTATAGTTGCGGGAGAAAATTTCGGATGTGGTTCAAGTAGAGAACATGCACCTGTTGCTATTAAGGGTTGTGGTATTTCAGCAGTAATAGCAAAAAGTTTTGCGAGGATTTTTCTACGAAATGCCATCAATATAGGACTACCTGTGATTGAACTATCACAAGCAGATGAAATAGAAGAAGGAGATGAAGTTGAAATTGACTTTGAAAATGGAGTTATCAGAGATATTACAAAAAGCATATCCTATACATTTACAAAATATCCTGACTTTTTACAGGAAATTATAAAAACAGGAGGGTTGATAGAATGGGTAAAGGCAAAGTATATAAAATAGCGGTTATTCCGGGAGATGGTATTGGACCTGAAATTATAAGAGAGGGCTTAAAAGTTATAGAAGCGGTTTCTGAAAGATATAATTTCTCCATTGAAACAGTCCATTATGACTTTGGAGGAGACAGATACCTTAAAACAGGTGAGACACTACCTGACTCTGCAATAGAAGAACTGAAAAAATTTGACGCCATCTATCTCGGTGCAATAGGACATCCTGATGTAGCACCAGGAATACTTGAAAAGGGAATTCTTTTAAAGATACGTTTTGAACTTGACCAGTATATAAACTTAAGACCTGTAAAACTCTATCCCGGTGTATGGCATCCATTAAAAGAGAAAGGACCTGAAGATATTGACTATGTTGTAGTAAGAGAAAACACTGAAGGTGCTTACAGTGGAACCGGTGGTGTATTTAAAAAAGGGACAAAAGATGAGATTGCCACACAGTTAGATATAAATACAAGGAAAGGAGTTGAAAGATGTATAAGGTATGCCTTTCAATATGCCACCAAAAGAAACAAAAAGAAAACAGTTACTGTGGTAGATAAGGCAAATGTACTTACTTACTCTGGAGACCTGTGGAGAAGGACCGCAAAAGAGGTATCTACTGAATTCCCCGATATAAAACTTGATTTTGCCTTTGTTGATGCTACCTGTATGTGGATGGTCAAAAATCCTGAATGGTTTGACGTAATTGTAACCAACAATATGTTTGGTGATATCATAACAGACCTTGCTGCAATAACTCAGGGAGGACTCGGGATAGCAGCAGGTGGAAATATAAATCCTGAAGGAGTAAGTATGTTTGAACCCATCCATGGCTCAGCACCAAAGTACACTGGTAAAAATGTTATATGTCCTGTGGCAACTATATCTGCAGGTGGTATGATGCTTGAAATACTGGGAGAGGATGAAGCAGCCAGAACAATAGAAAGGGCAATAATTAAAGCAACTGGTGAAGGTTATCTAAAAAGTTTAGAAGCAGGCAGAATGGGTATGTCAACAAACGAGGTTGGTGACCTTCTTTCAAAATTTGTTAAGGAGGTGTAGATATGATTACTCTAAGGGCAATCATTATAGGAGCCATCTGTTCCTTTTTCATTGGTGCAGGTGAACCGTTTACTGTGCTTGATATATACGCCTCTCCTCTCTGTGCGGACTATTCCACAGGAGGTGCTGTCTTTTTGTTTTTTATACTCGTTTTCCTTATTAATACTCTTTTGAAAAAAATATCTCCGAGAATTTATCTGAAACCACCTGAACTGATCACTGTATATATTATGATGATTGTTGCCTGTGCTATTCCTTCCTGGGGATTTACAATGAACCTTATCGGACTTCTCGGTGGTATCTTCTACTATGCAACCCCTGTAAATCAATGGGAAGAGATTGTCCATCCACACCTTCCTAAGCATCTATTTCCACAAAACAGAGATGCAATATGGGCTATATATGAGGGTTTACCAAAAGGAGCAAAAATCCCATGGAATGTGTGGATAGAACCCCTCGGGAACTGGTTTTTATTTATTGTTGTTTTTTACTTTATGAGTATATGCCTTATGGTAATGTTAAGAAAACAATGGATAGAAAAAGAACGTCTCACCTATCCATTAACAGAACTGCCTACTTCAATGGTAAATGAAGAGGTACCACTTTATCGTAATAAAATTATGTGGATGGGCTTTTTAATACCTTTTGTTTTATACAGTCTGATTGGATTGAACAAATTCTTCCCATCTGTCCCAACCCCTCTTTTTTCCTTCAGTTTTCCGATATTTAATCGTGCATTTTCCATCACCTTGAAGATATTCTTTGAGGTAATAGGACTTGCATATTTTATGTCTACCAGTGTTCTTCTAAGTGTCTGGTTCTTTGCCTTAATTTTTATATTAGAGACAGGCTTTTTAAACAGAATTGGATTCTCTATAGGACCTACCCAACCATTTTCAGACCCCGCACCACAAATAGTTGCTTTACAGTCACTGGGAGCAGTAATTGTATTAAGCGTAAGTTGCATCTGGTTTGGAAGGAGACATCTGAAAAACGTGTTCTTAAGGGCAATAGGTAAAAATAACCCAGAAAATGATGATAAAGAGGAAATACTTTCTTATAAAACATCCTTCTGGGGATTTATACTTGCATTTCTTTTTGTTGTCTGGTGGATAAACAGAACCGGTGTAAGAGTATTACCTTCTATATTTTTCACATGCATAACATTAATAATATTCCTCGGACTTACACGGGTTATAGCACAGGCA
The nucleotide sequence above comes from bacterium. Encoded proteins:
- a CDS encoding patatin-like phospholipase family protein, with protein sequence MCKTKKFFVISLIFLFIPKILLPEEKAKSHPFTVLVLSGGGARGIAHIGVLKVIEQLHIPVDMVVGTSMGAIVGGLYAAGLSPSEIEKRMLEVDWDDIFSDNPKPLKQPYRLRKEASKYMQGVEMGFAVDQIQIPKGVIAGQKLIIALNNILLPVLPVNNFDHLPIPFRAVATDLVTGERVDLSSGSLTKAIMASMAIPGIFAPVEIDKRILVDGGVVANLSIETARELGAERIIAVDVSSPLATKEELKNLVDITKQVLAIYGRRNHLYQLSLLKENDVLLTLKLEGFSNMQFKKAKEIIKEGEAFALKEKERLLTMAVSEEEYSKVKSYVIEKEPRRRNIVVDYVEIIPPKKIPSQIIENRIKIKPGDILDVEKLEDNITDVYSTGLFERIDYQILKMDENYGLTIEPVKKSWGPNYLYFGAQFDSTRDFNPLVRYRMTMLNRHAGELNLYLRLGLEHEFEAEFYQPIDYTDHFFIAPTFSYQQKNIDLFQDEQRYARYRTRFTSTGLFGGINIGNEGQFRIGIEGEHTTSQLSTGEISLPDYEEDIFLLSGSFNFDRIDNLLFPREGWYIGIDYKTPFPYLEEEEFQQLSFKGLTVWSNLHNTFSGYIEAQTSLDTELPLYRTFNLGGFQRMSGFDHYELSGNNTLLLRLSYIRDFEKLLPFNISGYFIGASLEAGNAWDDLDDISLEKTRLSGSIFTGIKTLLGPVYIGYGIRSLEKGIFYFYLGPVF
- a CDS encoding 16S rRNA (uracil(1498)-N(3))-methyltransferase, which codes for MRRIYLDPADCEKKYDSISIKGSTFHYLSNVLRMKEGDIFIGFDGSGIEYEISIKEVENKNIKGIILNINKIRDIEPAFDIYLFQCIPKSNKMDKIICEVSQLGVKKIFPVVSSRVVPQITKENILHKKGRWRRIAVDSSKVAGRDVIMEIEAPVKFDEAIKLPADLKIIFWEKADISLRTAINNLQRLKEGASINIFIGPEGGYTDEEVCLAEEYKAISVSMGKRILRVETASVIAVALTIYELENKLIP
- a CDS encoding 2-isopropylmalate synthase → MEKVIIFDTTLRDGEQSPGASLTSEEKIKIAEQLERLGVDVIEAGFPIASEDDAKAVALIGERIKNTSVCALARCKDADIEVALKSLEKAIKPRLHIFLATSEIHRKYKLQKAKEEIIKIAVEKASFAKKYIDDIEFSPEDATRTEQDFLLEVLKAVIKTGVKTVNIPDTVGYSTPLEYGNLIKFLREHLPPDVIISVHCHNDLGLAVANSLMAVLNGARQVECTINGIGERAGSASLEEIVMNFAVRKDFYKITTNIETKELYRTSRMVATLTGIPVQPNKAIVGENAFRHESGIHQDGILKERSTYEIMNPEMIGIPASELVLGKHSGRHALKVRLETLGFQLNEELFEKIFEKFKKLADRKKEITDIDIIFLAEEEQYQTHKPVYTLEYFHIISGSSTIPSATVRVKKGEDIYEDASRGDGPVDAIYKAIDRIVGFTPVLKEYKITAVTSGQDAQGEVNVALEIEGLKIPGKGISTDIIEASAKAYIDAINRYLIRKDIVKTKYKGT
- the leuC gene encoding 3-isopropylmalate dehydratase large subunit, whose translation is MTITEKIIAGHAEKKSVVPGEFVECNVDLVLANDITGPLAINEFEKAGAKNVFNPDKIVLVPDHFTPCKDIQSAELVKKLREFAKRYGVRFYEIGKVGIEHALLPEEGLTKPGDFIVGADSHTCTYGAVGAFSTGMGSTDIASAMITGKVWIKVPASIKFVYTGKRNKYVGGKDLILYTIGKIGVDGANYKSMEFTGETIRNLPMDDRFTICNMAIEAGAKNGIIEPDDITLMYLEEIGISGSIITSDRDAIYENIIEIDVSDIMPQVSAPHLPSNSKNVDEYEDIKIDQAVIGSCTNGRITDLRRAASILNGHTIHPEIRCIIIPATQKIYQQAIKEGLIDIFITAGCVISPPTCGPCLGGHMGVLGEGEISIATTNRNFIGRMGHPKSYVYLSNPEVAAASAIKGRITHPDKI
- the leuD gene encoding 3-isopropylmalate dehydratase small subunit, with the protein product MKGKVWKFGDNINTDDIIAARYLNTTDEKQLAQHCMETIMPDFSKKVQTGDVIVAGENFGCGSSREHAPVAIKGCGISAVIAKSFARIFLRNAINIGLPVIELSQADEIEEGDEVEIDFENGVIRDITKSISYTFTKYPDFLQEIIKTGGLIEWVKAKYIK
- a CDS encoding 3-isopropylmalate dehydrogenase, with amino-acid sequence MGKGKVYKIAVIPGDGIGPEIIREGLKVIEAVSERYNFSIETVHYDFGGDRYLKTGETLPDSAIEELKKFDAIYLGAIGHPDVAPGILEKGILLKIRFELDQYINLRPVKLYPGVWHPLKEKGPEDIDYVVVRENTEGAYSGTGGVFKKGTKDEIATQLDINTRKGVERCIRYAFQYATKRNKKKTVTVVDKANVLTYSGDLWRRTAKEVSTEFPDIKLDFAFVDATCMWMVKNPEWFDVIVTNNMFGDIITDLAAITQGGLGIAAGGNINPEGVSMFEPIHGSAPKYTGKNVICPVATISAGGMMLEILGEDEAARTIERAIIKATGEGYLKSLEAGRMGMSTNEVGDLLSKFVKEV